CTCAATGCGCTGGTCACCCAAGGCCAATCTTGGCGAAACCCGAAGGATACAGAACCCCCTCAGACGGCCACACCAGCTACAAGTGGTTGACAATTAAGATAATCGCTAAATCCTTCCCCCAGATCGGGAGAGGGACTTTTTCGCGATCAGCATCCACTGCTTGCGCCCAGCTCAAAAGAGCCTTAATTCTTTGATTTGACAAAGCACTAGTGCGATCGGATGGTGCGTCTTCACAAATTGGCAGATCCCCAGCAGGTCTCAAAAAAGCGTTCTCTAATCAAAGGAATGCCCTACCTGAAACCAGCGATAGCCATATGCGGGTAGGTGAATATCGTAGGCAGACTCTGAGATCTCCGCCTCCGGCTGATCTTCAAATAGATCGATCAAGCATTTACCCACGTCATCCTTCAGCGTTAGCGTCGCTTTGCAGTCAGACTGACTGAAATTGTGCACCGCGATCACTGCCTTGCCTCGCCACTCGCAGCGGTGGGCAAAAACGCTGTCATGGCCAGTGTTTAACAGTTGCAATTGACCCCAGCCAAACTCCGGACATTCCTTACGCAGGCGAATCGCCCGCTCCATCCAGTTCAACAGCGAATTAGGATTGCGCTGCTGGGTATTGACGTTTAGCTTTCTGTAGCTGTAGTCGCCCGTGGAAACCACCGGCAAAATCACTTGATCAGCAGGCGCTATAGAAAACCCGCCATTTGGTGCCTTTGACCACTGCATGGGGGTGCGGGCGGGCTTGCGTTCCTCTAGCGACAGATCGTCACCCATGCCCAGCTCTTCGCCATAGTTGACCACGGGCGTGCCGGGCAGGGTGAAGAGCAGACTGTAGGTGAGCTTGAGCCGTTGCAGGTTGCCGTCGAGCAGCGGCGCAAACCGACGGCGAATGCCACGATCAAAGATCCACATGGTCTCGCGATCGGGGGCAAAGGCCGCCGCAATTTCGTCCTGCTCATCGGAGGAGAGTTTATCTAGACTCAGCTCGTCGTGGTTGCGCACAAAGTTAGCCCACTGCCCGGCGGGCGGCGACGGGGGCAACTCCTTAAAAGCTTGGGCCAAGGGAGCGGCTGATTCTCTAGCGAGAGCCAATACCAAATGTTGGTTGCCCCAAAAGTTGAACAACATCTGCATGCGATCGCCATCGCCAAAATATTTAGGCAATTTTTCTAAAGACTCGTTGGCCTCGGCCAGCAAAATTGCATCTCCCCGCCGCCACGACAGAAAATCGCGCAGTTCATTGATATAGATAAAGGGATCTTCGACCTGCTCGAATACGTTATCGGCCTGGGTTAGCTCAATTAAGAAAGGGGCGGCATCAATGCGAAACCCAGACACTCCCAGTTCTAGCCAGAAGCCCATCATCTTTTTGATTTCTTCTCTGACTTTGGGGTTGGTGATGTTTAAATCTGCCTGGTGACTGTAGAACCTGTGAGCATAGTAAGCACCTACCTCGGGTTGATAGGTCCAGGTTGACTTTTGCAAACCGGGAAAAACAATGCCTTCATCAATATCTTCAGGTTCTTCCTTTGACCAGAAATAATAATCTAGATATTTTGAGTTTTTGTCTTTAATCGCCGATTGAAACC
This sequence is a window from Leptolyngbya subtilissima AS-A7. Protein-coding genes within it:
- a CDS encoding alpha-amylase family protein, which gives rise to MLDLWYKNAVLYCLDVETYMDSDGDGIGDFVGLTQRLDYISGLGITCVWLMPFYPSPNKDNGYDVMDYYTVDPRLGSLGDFVEFARHAKERGIRILIDLVVNHTSDQHPWFQSAIKDKNSKYLDYYFWSKEEPEDIDEGIVFPGLQKSTWTYQPEVGAYYAHRFYSHQADLNITNPKVREEIKKMMGFWLELGVSGFRIDAAPFLIELTQADNVFEQVEDPFIYINELRDFLSWRRGDAILLAEANESLEKLPKYFGDGDRMQMLFNFWGNQHLVLALARESAAPLAQAFKELPPSPPAGQWANFVRNHDELSLDKLSSDEQDEIAAAFAPDRETMWIFDRGIRRRFAPLLDGNLQRLKLTYSLLFTLPGTPVVNYGEELGMGDDLSLEERKPARTPMQWSKAPNGGFSIAPADQVILPVVSTGDYSYRKLNVNTQQRNPNSLLNWMERAIRLRKECPEFGWGQLQLLNTGHDSVFAHRCEWRGKAVIAVHNFSQSDCKATLTLKDDVGKCLIDLFEDQPEAEISESAYDIHLPAYGYRWFQVGHSFD